From a region of the Leptospira montravelensis genome:
- a CDS encoding M23 family metallopeptidase: MRFGFFILFLVCPIGFLVAKEHSEFCSMERLCVIYIQDKTGVDIYFQNKIAIDETFTTVSVNATSTNMRSSRKLPLVTVLKGPKRKKLFRLNVNKPNKRWVYQIKYKWILGNYSASHDPKVVYELPFEKGLKVRVYQGYKGTKSHQGDNRYSIDFGLKEGDLITAARDGVVIDTEQKNNEGGFEIKYIHSANYIKILHDDGTIGQYAHLRYMGVLVKRGQRVTAGTPIGYAGSTGFSDGPHLHFEVYKPTRSLRKQTIPTQFRTEFTEADVVKEGELLWRRDPNLPVIKLQSDIDEIQICESVQNLERLGCNGTSFATGSPIYFYIPLLKPSRYKIQISVRKNGTSILKLYNWETNSDWWDTYLDVQLEDPLETLEGDWTAIVSIDGVVQKEVEFQLTSIK, translated from the coding sequence ATGAGATTTGGTTTTTTTATCCTATTTCTAGTTTGTCCCATTGGATTTCTAGTTGCCAAAGAACATTCGGAATTCTGTTCGATGGAAAGATTGTGTGTCATTTACATTCAGGATAAAACAGGAGTGGATATTTACTTTCAAAACAAAATCGCCATTGATGAAACTTTTACTACTGTCTCCGTTAATGCAACGTCCACGAATATGAGAAGTTCTCGTAAACTTCCCTTAGTGACTGTTTTAAAAGGTCCAAAACGTAAAAAACTATTCCGACTAAACGTAAATAAACCTAACAAACGCTGGGTGTATCAAATTAAATACAAATGGATTTTAGGAAATTATTCCGCCTCCCACGATCCTAAAGTTGTCTATGAACTTCCGTTTGAAAAAGGATTAAAAGTTCGGGTGTACCAAGGTTATAAAGGAACCAAAAGCCATCAAGGTGACAATCGTTATTCGATCGATTTTGGATTGAAAGAAGGAGATTTGATTACAGCAGCAAGAGATGGAGTTGTGATTGATACAGAACAAAAAAATAATGAAGGTGGTTTCGAAATCAAATATATTCATTCTGCAAATTATATAAAGATTCTTCATGACGATGGAACCATAGGTCAATATGCCCACCTTCGTTATATGGGAGTTCTTGTCAAACGAGGCCAACGTGTTACAGCTGGAACTCCGATTGGTTATGCAGGTAGCACTGGGTTCAGCGATGGACCTCATTTACACTTTGAAGTGTATAAGCCCACTCGCAGTTTGCGCAAACAAACAATTCCTACTCAATTTCGAACGGAGTTTACCGAAGCGGATGTTGTTAAGGAAGGAGAACTTCTCTGGCGAAGAGATCCTAATTTGCCTGTTATAAAACTTCAGTCGGATATAGATGAAATTCAAATTTGTGAATCTGTTCAAAATCTAGAGAGATTGGGATGTAATGGAACCTCTTTTGCTACGGGTTCCCCAATTTATTTTTATATTCCTCTTTTGAAGCCATCTCGTTATAAAATTCAAATTTCCGTTCGTAAAAATGGTACCTCTATTTTGAAATTGTATAATTGGGAGACAAATTCTGACTGGTGGGATACTTATTTAGATGTCCAGCTAGAAGATCCTTTGGAAACTTTGGAAGGAGATTGGACGGCCATTGTATCAATCGATGGAGTTGTCCAAAAGGAAGTTGAATTTCAATTAACGAGTATCAAGTGA
- a CDS encoding M23 family metallopeptidase: protein MNRFLIIILFFCFSFGLYAESNVTEECNQEWICLIQSKDEDGIELSIRNYNSNAKITNSVLLNATLVNFKTDIVFPYFVVVKGPSPVFITKFLLDDKTKNAFHSFSFRVRPGDWDSIHDDSVSYLLPFGPEIHAKVVQGYNGSVTHFGNFAHSIDFGIPVGTPVHAARKGYVMATESRYSEGGFRKDLLSKANFIIIQHEDGTLGNYAHLMKNGVVVKVGDTVDAGQLIGYSGNTGYTQGPHLHFEVHKPNRQLEVTTIPTVFKTQYSDRDTLNEFYTYWHPKPGIDPPKSDILPEDIQVCKLNTKREKIQCGDNTFQLGENFLVSLEFIRPGNQRIEVDISIDGKGFEPMKLDWVAQKNLAFEGRYLSIANNPKFIGRWKVKVRINGEEKKILFFDVKQ, encoded by the coding sequence GTGAATCGGTTTTTAATCATCATATTATTTTTTTGTTTTTCTTTTGGATTGTATGCGGAATCAAATGTTACTGAAGAATGTAATCAGGAATGGATTTGTCTTATCCAATCAAAGGATGAGGATGGAATTGAGTTATCTATCCGTAACTACAATTCGAATGCAAAAATTACAAATTCCGTTCTTTTGAACGCTACCCTGGTAAATTTCAAAACGGATATAGTTTTTCCTTACTTCGTTGTTGTCAAAGGTCCTTCTCCTGTTTTTATAACCAAGTTCCTGTTAGATGATAAAACTAAAAATGCATTCCATTCGTTTTCTTTTCGAGTCAGACCTGGAGATTGGGATAGCATTCATGATGATTCGGTGAGTTATCTATTACCTTTTGGTCCGGAAATTCATGCAAAAGTCGTACAAGGATACAACGGAAGTGTAACTCATTTTGGCAACTTTGCCCATTCGATTGATTTTGGAATTCCTGTTGGCACACCCGTTCATGCAGCAAGAAAAGGTTATGTGATGGCAACTGAGTCACGTTATTCGGAGGGCGGGTTTCGCAAAGATTTATTATCGAAAGCAAATTTTATCATCATTCAACATGAGGATGGGACTTTAGGAAATTATGCACACCTTATGAAAAATGGTGTGGTTGTGAAAGTAGGTGATACTGTAGATGCTGGGCAATTGATTGGATATTCGGGTAATACTGGTTATACGCAAGGGCCTCACCTTCACTTTGAAGTTCACAAACCAAATCGCCAACTTGAGGTAACCACCATTCCCACTGTGTTTAAAACACAATATTCCGACAGAGATACTTTGAATGAATTTTATACGTATTGGCATCCTAAGCCAGGGATTGATCCGCCTAAATCAGATATTTTACCAGAAGACATTCAGGTTTGTAAATTAAATACAAAACGTGAGAAAATACAATGTGGGGATAATACCTTTCAATTGGGGGAAAACTTCCTTGTGTCTTTAGAATTCATTCGGCCGGGAAACCAAAGAATTGAGGTAGATATATCCATTGATGGAAAAGGTTTTGAACCTATGAAGCTGGATTGGGTGGCACAAAAAAACTTAGCCTTTGAAGGGAGGTATCTTTCTATCGCGAACAATCCCAAATTCATCGGCCGATGGAAGGTGAAAGTGCGGATCAACGGAGAGGAAAAAAAGATACTTTTTTTTGATGTGAAACAGTAA
- a CDS encoding glutathione S-transferase N-terminal domain-containing protein, translating to MTATLFTFPISHFSEKARWALDLANYDYKLNPLVPGQHIQTLKPIVSDLYVPVLETETGIIQGSGNILDLVEEKAFGHKASSEEKQMEEKIDTQIGKSLQTLLYHFILDYPEIVGKLFLLKPASPNDTVGAPEHFELIALSLKRRYKITPKNLEVVKQSLDECSKELIEIYKGSKFFNGTTFGRVDLTLASLMGMLAEPKESPAYPWFTSVQMPETFLTWRKELGFEILFDKIKEFYKDFRIQSK from the coding sequence ATGACTGCAACTTTATTCACCTTCCCCATTTCACATTTTTCTGAAAAAGCTAGATGGGCATTGGATCTTGCAAATTACGATTACAAACTAAACCCTCTTGTTCCCGGACAACACATCCAAACTTTAAAACCCATAGTCAGCGATCTCTATGTACCAGTTTTAGAGACAGAAACAGGGATCATTCAAGGTTCTGGCAATATTCTGGATTTAGTGGAAGAAAAGGCATTTGGCCACAAAGCTTCTTCAGAAGAAAAACAGATGGAAGAAAAAATCGATACTCAAATTGGAAAAAGTTTACAAACACTTTTGTATCACTTTATTTTAGATTATCCTGAAATTGTAGGTAAATTATTTTTATTAAAACCCGCATCGCCTAATGATACCGTTGGTGCTCCTGAACATTTTGAATTGATAGCTTTATCTCTCAAAAGAAGATACAAAATTACTCCCAAAAACTTGGAGGTCGTAAAACAATCACTAGACGAATGTTCCAAAGAATTGATTGAAATTTATAAAGGCAGCAAATTTTTTAATGGAACTACCTTTGGCCGCGTTGATTTGACCTTGGCAAGTCTTATGGGAATGCTTGCGGAACCAAAGGAATCACCTGCCTATCCTTGGTTTACTTCTGTACAAATGCCTGAAACCTTTCTCACTTGGCGAAAAGAATTAGGTTTCGAAATATTATTCGATAAAATCAAAGAATTCTATAAGGATTTTCGAATCCAATCTAAATAG
- a CDS encoding DUF2237 family protein produces the protein MEMDVSVNVLGGPLVPCSTQPLTGFFRDGCCNTSDEDVGSHTVCVLATEEFLESQKQSGNDLITPWPQYAFPGVKPGERWCLCASRWLEAYRNGVAPKVFLESTHKRALEIIPLELLERFAADEFN, from the coding sequence ATGGAAATGGATGTATCAGTCAATGTTCTCGGTGGGCCTTTGGTTCCATGTTCCACACAGCCACTTACAGGTTTTTTTAGGGATGGCTGTTGTAATACTTCTGACGAAGATGTCGGTTCTCATACGGTTTGTGTATTGGCAACAGAGGAATTTTTGGAATCCCAAAAACAAAGTGGAAATGATCTCATCACTCCCTGGCCACAATATGCATTCCCTGGTGTCAAACCAGGAGAACGTTGGTGCCTTTGCGCTTCTAGGTGGTTAGAGGCTTATCGTAATGGGGTAGCTCCCAAAGTTTTTTTGGAGTCTACCCACAAACGTGCGTTAGAGATCATTCCCTTGGAGTTATTGGAAAGATTTGCCGCTGATGAATTCAATTAG
- the cutA gene encoding divalent-cation tolerance protein CutA — translation MKEAWDFSTIYVTFSSEEEAKKISKEVVAERLAACANIIKSMDSIYIWNDVLEETTEMVCLFKTTKDKVGSLMQRIKELHSYETPCIVEWPIVSGNPDYLDWIRKSL, via the coding sequence ATGAAGGAAGCTTGGGATTTCAGCACAATCTATGTCACTTTTTCCTCGGAAGAGGAAGCCAAAAAAATATCCAAAGAGGTAGTGGCAGAACGACTGGCAGCTTGTGCCAATATCATAAAATCAATGGATTCAATTTATATTTGGAATGATGTTTTGGAAGAAACAACGGAAATGGTTTGTTTGTTCAAAACCACCAAGGATAAGGTTGGGTCCTTAATGCAGAGGATCAAAGAATTACATTCTTATGAAACTCCCTGCATTGTGGAGTGGCCTATTGTTTCTGGTAATCCAGACTATTTAGATTGGATTCGAAAATCCTTATAG
- the ilvC gene encoding ketol-acid reductoisomerase, with product MANIYYDDSCDLNLLKGKTIAVIGYGSQGHAQAQNMKDSGLKVIIGLRDGSKSIKEAKEAGFEVYNVAEAAKKADIIQILAPDTIQADMYKADIEPNLTEGKALVFSHGFNIHYDLITPPKNVDVYMVAPKGPGHLVRRVYTEGGGVPCLIAIYQDATGQAKARALAHASGVGGGRAGILETSFREETETDLFGEQVVLCGGVANLIMSGFETLTEAGYDPEIAYFECLHEVKLITDLIYEGGLARMRYSISDTAEYGDYISGPRIIDAGVKARMKDVLTDIQKDKGAAFAKRWMADTKAGYPEYKKLKEKNAAHPIEAVGTKLRSMMKWLAK from the coding sequence ATGGCAAATATCTATTACGACGACAGTTGCGATCTAAATCTCCTTAAAGGTAAGACCATTGCAGTGATTGGCTACGGAAGCCAAGGTCACGCCCAAGCTCAAAACATGAAAGATTCTGGTTTGAAAGTCATTATTGGACTTCGCGACGGATCTAAATCAATCAAAGAAGCCAAAGAAGCTGGCTTTGAAGTGTACAATGTTGCGGAAGCTGCAAAAAAAGCAGACATCATCCAAATCCTTGCTCCAGACACAATCCAAGCTGACATGTATAAGGCGGATATTGAACCAAACCTTACTGAAGGAAAGGCTCTTGTATTCTCTCATGGATTTAACATCCATTACGATCTCATCACTCCTCCAAAAAACGTAGACGTGTATATGGTGGCTCCGAAAGGTCCAGGACATCTTGTTCGCCGTGTTTACACTGAAGGTGGTGGAGTTCCATGCCTAATTGCCATCTACCAAGATGCCACTGGCCAAGCAAAAGCTCGCGCCCTTGCTCACGCAAGTGGAGTCGGCGGAGGAAGAGCTGGAATTTTAGAAACATCTTTCCGTGAAGAAACAGAAACTGACCTTTTCGGGGAACAAGTGGTTCTTTGTGGTGGTGTTGCCAACCTCATCATGAGTGGATTCGAAACACTAACAGAAGCAGGTTACGATCCAGAAATCGCTTACTTCGAATGTTTACATGAAGTGAAACTCATCACTGATTTGATTTATGAAGGTGGCCTTGCTCGTATGCGTTATTCTATCTCTGATACTGCAGAGTATGGAGATTATATCAGCGGACCACGTATCATTGATGCTGGTGTAAAAGCTCGTATGAAAGACGTTCTCACTGATATCCAAAAAGATAAAGGTGCAGCGTTCGCTAAACGTTGGATGGCGGATACAAAAGCGGGATACCCAGAATACAAAAAACTCAAAGAAAAAAATGCAGCCCACCCTATCGAAGCAGTAGGAACGAAACTACGTTCGATGATGAAGTGGCTTGCGAAGTAA
- a CDS encoding thiolase family protein, with protein sequence MKVTQKIVLAAPARTPFAQIGKALSQYSGHHLGKIVGEEVMKRSGLKPTDIDGVIVGEGFSNAPNSARVIANLLGLPMEIPCLTVANNCVSGLEAVAEATRRISLGEGKVFLVIGEESQTSMPFVVKNARLNKKTNSLDSLVKLLPNDLPEGVELRDTLEDGLGDGETSFGMQVTAEILAQNYALARETQDKVAYESFKRAFDATQEGRYKPYIMEVKDDEGNMLQADEAVLLREGLVKNPTRMGRAMLLFDNPQMKFDQFKEKYSKYLKKSHGPTLSIFNASPRSDGAAGIIVASEDAAKKLGLTAKAYVNGFNMRGVDPNLMGLGQAEATIALLGETGDKIENIDIIEIHEAFAATAVAALEEIKSRTGLDWEKKFDEKKINPNGGSISIGHPFGATGVRLLHNAIMDFEENKDVKKVLVTACAHGGIAGSMIVERA encoded by the coding sequence ATGAAAGTAACACAAAAGATAGTACTCGCAGCACCTGCACGAACTCCTTTTGCTCAAATTGGAAAGGCACTCTCGCAGTACTCTGGTCACCACCTTGGTAAAATCGTTGGTGAAGAAGTAATGAAACGCAGTGGATTAAAACCTACTGATATTGACGGTGTGATCGTGGGAGAAGGTTTTTCTAACGCACCTAACTCGGCACGTGTGATTGCAAACTTACTTGGGCTTCCTATGGAAATTCCTTGCCTTACTGTTGCAAACAACTGTGTATCTGGTTTGGAAGCAGTTGCGGAAGCTACTCGCCGTATTTCCCTTGGTGAAGGAAAAGTTTTCCTCGTCATTGGGGAAGAATCACAAACTTCTATGCCTTTTGTTGTGAAAAATGCGCGTCTTAACAAAAAAACAAACAGTTTAGATTCACTTGTAAAACTTCTTCCAAACGACCTTCCAGAAGGTGTGGAACTTCGTGATACACTAGAAGACGGACTTGGTGATGGAGAAACTTCTTTCGGAATGCAAGTAACGGCAGAAATTCTCGCACAAAACTATGCACTTGCTCGTGAAACACAAGACAAAGTAGCTTACGAATCTTTCAAACGTGCCTTTGATGCCACACAAGAAGGTCGTTACAAACCATATATTATGGAAGTGAAAGATGATGAAGGGAATATGTTACAAGCTGACGAAGCAGTTCTTCTTCGTGAAGGTCTTGTAAAAAACCCTACTCGTATGGGTCGAGCAATGTTACTCTTTGACAACCCTCAAATGAAATTTGACCAGTTCAAAGAAAAATACAGTAAATACTTAAAAAAATCTCATGGACCAACTCTTTCTATCTTCAATGCAAGTCCACGTTCTGATGGAGCGGCTGGTATCATTGTAGCTTCTGAAGATGCGGCTAAAAAATTAGGTCTGACTGCAAAAGCTTATGTGAATGGTTTTAACATGCGCGGTGTAGATCCAAACCTTATGGGTCTTGGACAAGCAGAAGCAACGATTGCTCTTCTTGGTGAAACTGGTGATAAAATCGAAAACATCGACATCATCGAAATCCACGAAGCATTTGCTGCAACAGCTGTAGCGGCTCTTGAAGAAATCAAATCTAGAACTGGTCTTGACTGGGAAAAGAAATTTGATGAGAAAAAAATCAACCCGAACGGTGGATCTATCTCCATTGGACACCCGTTTGGTGCTACTGGTGTGAGACTCCTTCACAACGCAATCATGGACTTTGAAGAAAACAAAGACGTGAAAAAAGTGTTAGTGACTGCTTGTGCACACGGTGGGATCGCAGGATCAATGATCGTAGAAAGAGCTTAA
- a CDS encoding SH3 domain-containing protein, with protein MSGYKSLLSILMFLFVFPIFPQNHWDDYIHEKTEGSTYLIFGDNVNLRETNNINAKVLKKLSIGDSVKILTKTNQILEQNSVKEYWYKIQSEKEIGYVWGGLLSDYAFEWNDKTLLARNLGVRLRKLELKLIQNNQILSIGSWDVGPISNEGWNHTIYQPTSFAPAPVAVFGLRYLVFSEIEYGYTNEQIFTMDKDLKFVPQFSWNPGACDPPSCAESWLIFPNENLPADKRINRKLIKGKPNTIIELTHSFDVDDESSHEYFQSEYNWNGTIFQKKENKVTNE; from the coding sequence ATGTCGGGTTACAAATCTTTACTCAGCATTTTGATGTTTCTATTCGTTTTTCCCATTTTTCCTCAAAATCACTGGGATGACTATATACACGAAAAAACCGAAGGTTCCACCTATCTGATATTTGGTGACAATGTCAACCTTAGAGAAACAAATAATATAAATGCTAAAGTTTTAAAGAAACTTTCAATCGGCGATTCAGTCAAAATTCTCACAAAAACGAACCAAATTTTGGAACAGAATTCAGTTAAGGAATACTGGTATAAAATCCAATCAGAAAAAGAGATTGGATATGTGTGGGGTGGATTACTCTCTGATTATGCATTCGAATGGAATGACAAAACTCTATTAGCACGAAACCTAGGCGTACGGTTAAGGAAACTCGAACTAAAACTAATCCAAAACAATCAAATATTATCCATAGGAAGTTGGGATGTTGGACCTATAAGCAATGAAGGATGGAATCATACAATTTATCAACCAACCTCGTTTGCACCTGCCCCCGTTGCCGTTTTTGGATTAAGATATCTTGTATTTTCAGAAATTGAATACGGATATACAAACGAACAAATTTTCACAATGGATAAAGATCTAAAATTCGTTCCACAGTTTTCTTGGAATCCTGGTGCTTGTGATCCTCCTTCTTGTGCAGAATCTTGGCTTATTTTTCCCAATGAAAATTTGCCTGCCGACAAAAGAATCAACCGTAAACTTATAAAAGGAAAACCAAATACAATCATCGAATTAACTCATAGTTTTGATGTCGATGATGAAAGTTCTCATGAATACTTCCAATCCGAATACAATTGGAACGGAACTATCTTTCAAAAAAAGGAAAATAAAGTAACCAATGAATAA